Proteins from one Patescibacteria group bacterium genomic window:
- a CDS encoding adenylyltransferase/cytidyltransferase family protein, with translation MKKEKKVLVFGTFDHLHPGHQYFLKKAKSLGNRLMVVLARDKNVKKIKGQKPSQNEKQRLIKIKNLDFVDQVFLGQDNLNHKYDIIKKIKPDIIALGYDQKNFTQDLPKYINNKTKIIRLKAFEPGKYKSSIIKQRKNGDL, from the coding sequence ATGAAAAAAGAAAAAAAAGTCCTGGTTTTCGGCACTTTTGACCATCTTCACCCCGGTCACCAGTATTTTTTAAAAAAAGCCAAAAGTTTAGGAAATAGGTTAATGGTAGTATTGGCTCGAGATAAAAATGTCAAGAAAATCAAAGGGCAAAAGCCGAGCCAAAATGAAAAGCAAAGACTAATAAAAATTAAAAATCTTGATTTTGTTGATCAGGTCTTTTTAGGTCAAGATAATTTAAATCATAAATATGATATTATCAAAAAAATTAAGCCGGATATTATTGCTTTAGGTTATGATCAGAAAAATTTTACTCAGGATTTACCAAAATATATAAACAATAAAACAAAAATAATTAGACTTAAGGCATTTGAGCCTGGTAAATATAAATCATCAATTATTAAACAAAGAAAAAACGGCGACTTATAA